The Bradyrhizobium sp. LLZ17 genomic sequence CTCTCGGTCGTCGACACCGATGCCGGCGCTTCGACCGATGCCTTTACGGTCACCGCAGTCACCGCGCATGCGCCCGACAGCAGCGTCGATCTGTCGCCGGCGTCCGGCTCGCTCGACGACGTCAACACGGCCTTGCAGCACGGCATAACCTACAATCCCGGCGAACCACCACCCGATACCGACCAGATCACGCTCACGGTGACAGATACGACCACCGGTCTCCACGACACCGTCAACTTCATCTTCGACGAGGCCGGCGACACCTCCCAGGGGATCACCCTGCAAGGCACCAGCGGCAAGGACGTCATTTTCGCGACCACGACCGGCGACACGCTGACCGGCGGCGGCGGCAAGGATCAATTCGTGTTTGCGCCGGGCAAGAGCGGGGATGACGGCACCCACACCATCACCGATTTCGCAACGGGCGACAAAATCGACCTGCGGCAGTTCTCGGATGTCAGCTCCATCGACAATCTCCACATCACCCAGCAGTCCGGCGACACGCTGGTCACGTGGTGCCAGCAGGTCAGCCAACCCGACAGCGCACCGGTCACCGAGCATGAGCAGTTGTTGTTGAGGAATGTGACCGCCACGCTCAAGACCAGCGATTTCATCTTCCACATCACCTGATGCCGCGCGGGCGCTGGCGAGCGGCGGCCCTCCCGGCGCCTCAAGCTCAACTTGACCACGGCAAAAAATCGGTAATCCTTGGCCTGAGGAATAGCCATTGGCGCGCTGACCCGCCATGATCGGCCCGAAGGCGTGATGCGCGGCAGGAAGCTCGACTGACATGAAACGTCTCAAGATCCTGCGGCGGTGGTTCACGCGAAAGTTCGGCTTTGCGCGGCTGGTGTGCCTTGCGCTGCTGGTCGTGTTTGCAGCCCTGCGCGTCTGGGATCCGCCGCCGGTGCAGGAGCTGCGGCTGCGCAACTTCGACATATTTCAGTTGATAGATCCGCGCGAAAAGGCAGCGGTGCGACCGGTCACGATCGTCGACATCGACGACAAGAGCCTCGCCAGGCTCGGCCAGTGGCCGTGGCCGCGCACGCGAATCGCGGACCTGATCCAGAACCTCACCAGCAACGGTGCAGTGGCGATCGGCTTCGACGTCGTGTTCTCGGAGCCCGATCGGCTCAACCCGGATCTGGTCGCGAACCAGATGCGCTATCTGGACGACGCCACACGCACCAAGCTGCGCGATTTGCCGAGCAACGACCAGATCCTTTCGGAGGCGATCAAGCGCTCCCGCGTCGTGCTGGGCGAGACCGGACAGCCGGCGATCACGTCGGAAATCGACAAGACGCTTCCCCTTCACCGGTGTGGCGACGGTCGGCGAAGCGGAGGCCGAGCGCTTCCTGTTCGAATTCCCCGGGCTGCTGCGCAACGTGCCTGTGATCGAGACGGTGGCGGCGGGCCGCGGGCTGTTCACGATCAGGACCGAACGGGACGGCCTGATCCGGCGCGTGCCGATGATCATGCGCGCGCAGGGCAACATCATGCCTTCGCTCAGCCTCGAGATCCTGCGGGTCGTCACGGGGACGCCGACGCTGCTGGTGCGCACCGACAAGACCGGCATACGCGGCGTCCGCCTCAAAGGTGTCGAGATCCCAACCGACGAGAATGGCCAGCTCTGGGTGCACTATGCCCGTCACGATCCCTCGATCTATGTCTCGGCAGCCGACGTGCTCGACAACACCGTGCCGCCGAGCAAGATCGCTGGAAAGCTGGTGCTGATCGGCACCTCCGCCGTCGGCCTGAACGACATCAAGACCACGCCTGTGGCGCGCGCCATGCCGGGAGTGGAAATCCACGCCCAGGTCCTCGAAAGCGTGCTGAGCGGCGCTGCGATCTCGCGGCCGAATTATGCGCTCGGCGTCGAGCTGCTTGCCGCGATGATCATCGGCATCCTCGTCATCATCTTCACGCCGAATCTCGGACCGGTGCGGCTGGTGATTGCCGGCGCGATGTTCGCTGCGGTCCTGGTCGGCACGTCCTGGTTCTTCTACTGGAAATACCGCTACCTGATCGACTTCACTTACCCGTTGTTGTCGACCACCGCGCTCTACCTGACGCTGATCTTCGCGAGCTTCGTGCGTGAGCAACGCCAGCGCGTGCAGATCCGCGGCATGTTCGCGCAATACATGTCGCCGGTGCTGGTCGAGCAGCTGGCGCAGTCGCCGGAGAAGCTCGTGCTCGGCGGCGAGGAGCGCGAGATGACGATCATGTTCTCCGACGTGCGCGGCTTCACCACGATCTCGGAGAGCTACAAGCACGATCCGCAGGGCCTGATCGCGCTGATGAACCGCTTCCTGACGCCGCTCACCGACGTCATCATCGAACAAAAAGGCTATATCGACAAATATATGGGCGACGCCATCATGGCGTTCTGGAACGCGCCGCTCGACGACGCCCAACATGAGCTCAACGCCTGCGAGGCCGCGATCCAGATGCTTGACCAGATCGACGCTGTCAACAAGGAGCGCGAGCAGGAGGCCGCCGACGGCGGCCACGTCTACATCCCGCTCAATGTCGGTATCGGCCTCAACACCGGCATCGGCGTGGTCGGCAACATGGGCTCCGATCTGAAGAAGAATTACTCAGTGCTCGGCGACAGCGTCAACCTGGCCTCGCGCCTCGAAGGCCAGACCAAGGAATACGGCTTCCCGATCATCGTCGGCTCCAGGACGGCGCTCGCCGCCAAGGACAAGTTCGCAATCCTCGAGCTCGACTTCATCATGGTCAAGGGCAAGACCGAGCCGGAAGTGATCTACGCCATCGCCGGCCGTGCGGACGTGATGCATTCGGCCGCCTTCCAGCGCCTGCGCAACATCACCATCGAAATGCTCGGCTGCTACCGCAGCCGCAACTGGCAGGGCGCCCTCGACGCCATCGAGCGCGGCCGAAACAGCGAGGACGCCGGCACGCTGGAAAAGCTGTTCGGGCTCTATGAAGCGCGCATCAAGGATTTCCAGGTTGATCCGCCGCCGGAAGGATGGACCGGGGCGTATGCACTGCTGACGAAGTAGGCGTGGGTGTGTGGTCCCGGTTGCCGCCGACACGCCCGTCATTGCGAGCTCTCGCACGGTGGGGCAAAGGCGCTCTTGCGCCGTGCCCACCCTATCGCTTCATACCGAGTCAAAATGGTGGGCACGCTTCCGCCTTCGCTCTGCGAGCTACGGCGGACAAGTCGCTTTGCCCAGCCTACGATGTCTGCTCAAGCGTCACACCAACTGTCGTCCCGGCGCAGGCCGGGACCCATACTCCGCAGCAGAAGTAGTTGCACGAGATCGGAATTGGCTTTCGTCGCCAAATCCAATTTTGTGGTTATGGGTCCCGGCCTTCGCCGGGACGACAGTGGTGTTTGACGCGGCCGAGTCTCCCGCCTCACTCCACCCCGATCGTCGTCAGATCCTGGAACCAGTGCTGCGCCTGCACGAACTGCTTGATCTTCGGCGACAGCGCGTGCGGGTTGGTGTCGTGGACGACCCAGACCAGCACGGCATCGTCGACGATCAAGGCATGCGCCTGTGCGATCAAATCGTCCTGTTTGGCGGCATCGAAGGTCTGCTTGGCTTCGTTGATCAGCGCGTCGACCTTCGGGTTCTTGTAGCCGCCCCAGTTGACGCCGACCGGCGCGATCTGGTCGGAGGCGAAGAAGCGGACGATGGCGTAGAGCGGATCTGATGTCACGTAGGCGATGTTGTTGGCGGTGATGCCGGCGTTGATCTCGTCGGCCGCGCCCTTGCGCCAGTGCGTATAGAGCGTCTCGAGCTCGACCACCTTGAACTCGATGTCGATGCCGATCTCCTTGAAGCTCTGTTGCAGGAACTCGTTCATCGGCAGCGACAGCATCTGGCCGGTGCCGCCCTGCGCGATGATGAAGGTCGCCTTCAGCGGCTTGTCCCTAGAGTAGCCGGCTTCCTCGACCAGCTTCTTCGCAGCAGCCGGATCATATTTCAGCTCGAAGCTCGGCTTGCCGAACCAGGGGCTCGACGGGTCGACCTGGCCCTTGGCGGGCTTGGCAAGCCCGTTCATCAGGCCCACCACCGCCTCGCGATCGATCGCAAGGTTGAGCGCCTTGCGCAGGCGGATGTCGGTCCAGGGCGAGCCTGGCAGCACGCTCAAATGATAATTCCAGACATGCGGCGTGACGTTGTCGACGAGCTTGATGCCTGCGGCCTTCAACTGCGGCACCGCATCCGGCGCCGGCGTCTCGATCAGGTCGACTTGCCCCGCGAGCAGCGCGTTAGTGCGCGTCAGCGCTTCCGGCATCGGCACCAGCACGATCTTGTCGACCTTTGGAATGCGCTTGGCGTTCCAGTAGTCCGGATTCTTGCTGAGCTCGGCAAGCTCGCGCGGCACCAGCTTGGTGAGCTTGAACGGGCCGGTGCCCGAGGGCTGGCTTGCGAACTTGTCCCAATCCTTGCCGAGCTTTTCATACTGCGCGGGGCTCGACACCAGGAACCACAGCATCTGATAGGGGAAGAAGGAATCGACCTTCTTGGTCGTGATCTCGATCGTGGACTCGTTGATCTTGGCGTAGCTCGCGACCGACGGCAGCCGCGTCTTCACCTGCGCGCTCTGGCGCTTGTCGAATTGCGGCGCCTTGTCGTTGAGCACCTTGTCGAGATTCCAGATCACCGCATCGGCGTTGAACTCGCTGCCGTCGTGAAACTTCACCCCCTTGCGAAGCGTGAAGCGCCATTTGGTCTTGTCGGTGTCGTCGACTTTCCATTCCGTGGCGAGGCCGGGCACCAGCTTGCCGGGGCGGTCGGCGACGTCCATCTCCCAGGCGACCAGCGGATCGTAGATGGTATAGGCTGTGAACTGATAGGCGCCGGCGCCGCGATCGGGCTGGCCGGTGGTCAGCGGAATGTCCGCCATCGAGATGCCGTAGCGCACCACGGTTTCGGCGTGCGCGGAGATTGCGGACAACGCCAGCGCGAGCACGGCGAGACAGGTCGATAATCGATGACGCATGGCCCAAAGCTCCAAGGAAAAACTCAAGACAAATTCGGGGCCAAACTTGCAAGCTTGATGCCAGAATAGGCAGTAAGGCACTTTTGCGGAGGCTTGATCACAAGGACTTGTCGTCGCAGGGGCAATTTGCAGAATAAGTTTCCCCACTGGCATAGCCATTGCATACGTTTGCATCAAAATTAATCATCGAAAGCCGGAAAAGGACCAAGGCCATGCTCATCAAGACAACTCGCGCGGCGCTGATTGCGGCGCTGGCGCTGACGACGGCCGCCGCATGGCCGCGCGCCGCCTCTGCCGAAACCGTGCTGCGCATCGGCATGACCGCTGCCGATATTCCGCGCACGCTGGGCCAGCCCGATCAGGGCTTTGAAGGCAACCGCTTCACCGGCCTGACCATGTATGACGCGCTCACCGGCTGGGACCTGTCTTCCGCGGACAAGGCCAGCGTGGTGATCCCCGGGCTTGCGACCGAGTGGAAGGTCGACGATGCCGACAAGACCAAATGGACCTTCAAGCTGCGCCCCGGCGTGACCTTCCATGATGGCTCGCCGTTCAATGCCGATGCGGTGGTGTGGAATGTCGAGAAGGTGTTGAAGCAGGACGCCCCGCAGTTCGATCCGAGCCAGGTCGGCGTTACGGCGTCGCGCATGCCGACGCTCCTTTCTGCCAGGAAGCTCGACGACATGACCGTCGAGCTCACCACCAAGGAGCCCGACAGCTTCCTGCCCATCAACCTCACCAACCTCTTCATGGCGAGCCCGGCGAAGTGGCAGCATTTCTACGACAAGGCCGAAGGCGCCGACGCCAAGGCAAAGTCGCAGGCCGCCTGGACCGCCTTCGCCAAGGACGCCGCGGGCACCGGCCCCTGGAAGATGGCGGCCTTCACGCCGCGCGAGCGGCTCGAACTGGTCAAGAACGCGAATTACTGGGACAAGGCGCGTGTGCCCAAGGTCGACAAGATGGTGCTGCTGCCGATGCCGGAGGCCAACGCGCGCACCGCGGCGCTGCTGTCCGGACAGGTCGATTGGGTCGAGGCGCCGGCGCCGGATGCGTTGCCCGAACTCAAGCAGCGCGGCTTCAAGCTCTACGCCAACGAGCAACCGCATGGTCTGGCCCTGGCAGTTCTCGCGTATTGAAGGCTCGCCCTGGAACGACATCCGCGTGCGCAAGGCGGCAAACCTCTGCATCGATCGCGAAGGCCTCAAGGACGGATTGCTCGCGGGGCTGATGGTGCCTGCGACCGGCACCTTCGAGCCAGGCCATCCCTGGCGGGGAAAACCGACTTTCGAGATCAAGTATGACAAGGCGGCCGCGCAGAAGCTGATGCAGGAGGCCGGCTTCGGTCCCAACAAGAAGCTGACGGTCAAGACCCAGACCTCCGCGTCCGGGTCGGGGCAGATGCAGCCGCTGGCGATGAACGAATATCTCCAGCAGGCGCTGGCCGAATGCTATTTCGACGTGCAGCTCGACGTCATCGAGTGGAATACGCTGTTCACCAACTGGCGCCGCGGCGCCAAGGACCCGTCGGCCAACGGCGCGAACGCGACCAATGTCACCTATGCGGCGATGGACCCGTTCTTCGCGCTGGTGCGCTTCCTGCAATCGGGCATGGCGCCGCCGGTCTCGAACAATTGGGGGTTCATCAACAATCCCAAGTTCGACGAGCTCGTGAAGAAGGCGCGGCAGACTTTCGATCCTGCCGCGCGCGACGCCGCGCTCGCCGAGCTGCACGCAGCCTCCGTCGACGATGCCGCCTTCCTCTACGTCGCCCACGACGTCGGCCCGCGCGCCATGAGCCCGAAGGTCACGGGCGTGGTGCAGCCGAAGAGCTGGTTCATCGACTTCTCGCTGGTGTCGATGCAGTAGTTCGCGCCACACGCACACTGCACCCTCTCCCCCTTGTGGGAGAGGGTGGCTTCGCGAAGCGAAGCCGGGTGAGGGGTTCTCTCCGCGAACTCCTCTCTCTGATTTGAAATGTCTGTACTCGCGGACAGAACCCCTCATCCGGCGCTTTGCGCCACCTTCTCCCACAGGGGGAGAAGGGAAGAAAAGAAACAACGTGCTCGCCTATATCGCCAGACGAATCGTCTACGTCGTTCCGATCGTCATCAGCGTCGCGCTGGTGTGCTTTCTGCTCGTGCATATCACGCCGGGCGATCCACTGGTCGCGGTGCTGCCGGCCGATGCCTCGCAGGAGCTCGCCGCCCAGCTGCGCACCGCTTACGGTTTCGACCGTCCACTGCCGGTGCAGTTCGGTCTGTGGCTGCTCCGCGCCCTTCACGGCGATCTCGGCAATTCCATCGCCACTGGCCGCCCGGTGCTCGCCGAAGTCATGCGCGCGGTCGGCAACACCGTCACGCTGGCGATTGCCGCCGGGATCATCGGCTTCACGATGGGCATCCTGCTCGGCCTGGTCGCCGGCTATTTCCGTGAGACCTGGATCGACAAGCTCGCCACATCATTTGCCATCGCCGGCGTCTCGGTGCCGCATTACTGGCTCGGCATGGTGCTCGTCATCATCTTCTCGGTCGAGCTGAACTGGCTGCCCGCTGTGGGCGCCGGGCCGAACGGCTCCAGCTCCTGGGCCTGGGACTGGGCGCATTTGAGATATCTGGTGCTGCCGGCGATCACGACGTCGGTGATCCCGATGGGCATCGTGACCCGCACCGTGCGCGCACTGACCGGCGACATCCTCTCGCAGGATTTCGTCGAGGCGTTGCGGGCAAAAGGCCTGCACGAAACCGGCGTGTTCCGCCACGTCATCAAGAACGCCGCGCCGACCGCGCTGGCGGTGATGGGGCTGCAACTGGGTTACATGCTTGGCGGCTCGATCCTGATCGAGACCGTGTTCTCTTGGCCGGGCTCGGGCTTCCTGCTCAATTCGGCGATCTTCCAGCGCGATCTGCCGCTGTTACAGGGTACGATCCTGGTGCTGGCGCTGTTCTTCGTCTTCCTCAATCTGCTGGTCGACATCGCCCAAGCCGCGATCGACCCGCGCATCAAGCGGGGCTAGCGGGATGAGGTGGCACACATTCAGGGTCGTCCCGGCGAAGGCCGGGACCCATAACCCCAGTAAGCGGCTGTGGGACGAGACGGCAACCACGAGTCTTCGCCAAACTACCTTTCGTGGTTATGGGTCCCGGCCTTCGCCGGGACGACGTTGGAAGTTGCGGTGATGAGCGAGCTCCCACTTCAAGTGACCGCCGACGCCGCGCTGCAGGCAGCGCCTGCGACCAGGGCGCGCGGCTATTGGGCGACTGTCGGCCGCCGTATCGCCCGCGACAAGGTCAGCATGGCTTGCGCGCTTGTGCTGCTGTTGATCTTTCTGTCCGCGATCCTCGCGCCGTGGCTAGGACTGGAGGATCCCTACAAGGGCTCGATGATCCGCCGCCTCCGCCACATCGGCACATCAGGCTATCCGCTCGGCACCGACGAACTCGGCCGCGACATGCTGGCCCGGCTGATCTATGGCGGGCGGCTGTCGCTGGTCATCGGCATCCTGCCCGTGATCCTCGCCTTCGGCATCGGCACCTCGCTCGGCCTCGTCGCCGGCTATGTCGGCGGCAAGCTCAACACCGCGATCATGCGCACGATCGACGTGTTCTACGCTTTTCCATCCGTGCTGCTGGCGATCGCGATCTCCGGCGCGCTCGGCGCCGGCATCCTCAATTCCATCGTATCGCTGACCGTCGTGTTCGTGCCGCAGATCACCCGCGTCGCCGAAAGCGTCACCACCGGCGTGCGCAACATGGATTTCGTCGAGGCCGCGCGCGCCTCCGGCGCCGGCCCCTTCACCATCATGCGCGTGCATATCCTCGGCAACGTGCTGGGCTCGATCTTCGTCTATGCCACCAGTCTCATTTCGGTCTCGATGATTCTGGCGGCCGGTCTCTCCTTCCTCGGCCTCGGCACCAAGCCGCCGGAGCCGGAATGGGGCTTGATGCTCAACACGCTGCGGACCGCCATCTACGTCAATCCCTGGGTCGCAGCGCTCCCCGGCGCGATGATTTTCGCAGTCTCGATCTGCTTCAATCTGCTCTCGGACGGTCTGCGCAGCGCCATGGACATCAGGAATTAGAGAATGATGAGAGCGATGCAGACAGCCAGGGCCTCGGTGCCACACCTCTCCCGAAGGGAGAGGTCGGATTGCATCGCTAGATGCAATCCGGGTGAGGGGTTAGACTGCTTCGAGTTTGCCGCGCCCCCTCACCCGCGCCTTCGGCGCGACCTCTCCCCGTTGGGGAGAGGTGGGAGACCGCCGCGATGACAACGATTGAGCCGATCGCCATGCTGAAGCCCGTCGAGGATCGCGGCGGTCTCGCGCAGCCGCTGCTCAAGGTCAATGGCCTGACCAAGCATTTTCCGGTGCGCGGGGGCTGTTCGCCGCCAAGCGCACCGTGCGCGCAGTCGACAATGTCTCCTTCTCGGTCGCCAAGGGCGAGACCGTCGGCATCGTCGGCGAGTCCGGCTGCGGGAAGTCGACCACCGCGCGGCTTTTGATGCATCTGATGCCGCGCGATACTGGCGACATCATCTATGACGGCATGGCCGTCGGTCCGTCGCTGAGCTTGCGCGAACTGCGCCGCGGCATGCAGATGGTGTTCCAGGATTCCTACGCCTCGCTTAATCCGCGCCTCACCATCGAGGAATCCATCGCGTTCGGCCCGAAGGTTCACGGCATGGCCGATGGCGCGGCGCGCATCCTGGCGCGCGAGCTGCTCGGCAAGGTCGGCCTGGTCCCGGCGAATTTCGCCAACCGCTATCCGCACGAGATTTCCGGCGGCCAGCGCCAGCGCGTCAACATCGCGCGGGCGCTGGCGCTGTCGCCGCGGCTGGTGATCCTCGACGAAGCGGTGTCGGCGCTCGACAAATCCGTCGAGGCGCAGGTGCTCAATCTGCTGGCCGATCTCAAGCGCGAGTTCGGCCTGACCTATCTCTTCATCAGCCACGACCTCAACGTGGTCCGCTACATCAGCGATCGCGTGCTGGTGATGTATCTCGGCGAGGTCGTCGAGCTCGGCCCGGTCGATCAGGTCTGGGACAGGCCTGCGCATCCCTACACGCGCGCACTCCTGGCCGCGATGCCGTCGTCCGATCCGGACCGTCGTACCGAGACGCCGCCGATCACGGGCGATCCGCCCAATCCGATCGATCCGCCGCCGGGCTGCCGCTTTCACACCCGTTGCCCGTTTGCGGAGCCGCTCTGCGCAAATGCGACACCAAAACTCACCGCGCTCGATACAATGGGCCACGAGGCTGCCTGCTACATGGCGATTCCGGGTTCAGGCCATAGCCGCGCGCCCAGGGAGAAGACCGCATGACGAGACCGACACCGAAAGAGATCAAGCCGATCGCACAGCTCGCTGGCATTCCCGTGGACGACGAGATCGCAACGCGCATTTCCAATTCCATCGGACCTGCGTTCGAAGGCTTCGCGGCCATCGCCGGAACGCTGCCCTTCGACCTCGAACCGGCTTCCTACGTGCTCGCACAGACCGCGAAGGTGTCAAAATGAGCACCGAGCCCGCCTTGATGACGCTCACCGAGGTCGCGCGTGCGATCGCGATGAAGCAGGTCTCCTCGCAGGAGGTGACGCGCGCGCTGCTGCACCGCATCGCGCAGTGGCAGCCGCATCTCAACGCCTTCATGTCGATCGAATCGGAAGCCGCGCTGAAGGCGGCCGTGGCCGCCGACGCCTGGCTTACCAAGGGAATCGTCCGCGGCCCGCTGCACGGCGTGCCGCTCGCGCACAAGGACATGTATTACGATTCGGGGCATGTCGCGACTTGCGGCTCGCTGATCCGCCGCGATTTCGTGGCGGCCACGACCTCGACCGCCTTGCAGCGGCTGAAGGATGCCGGCCAGGTCCGGCTCGGCACGCTGCATCTGGCTGAATTCGCCTACGGCCCGACCGGGCACAACCATCACTATGGTCCGGTACGCAATCCCTGGAATGTCGCGCATATCACCGGCGGCTCGTCGTCCGGCTCCGGCTCGGCGGTCGCGGCGCGCTTGACCTATGCAGCGCTGGGCTCTGATACCGGCGGCTCGATCCGCATGCCCGCGCATTTCTGCGGCGTCACCGGGCTGAAGACCACCTGGAGCCGCGTCAG encodes the following:
- a CDS encoding ABC transporter substrate-binding protein, with translation MRHRLSTCLAVLALALSAISAHAETVVRYGISMADIPLTTGQPDRGAGAYQFTAYTIYDPLVAWEMDVADRPGKLVPGLATEWKVDDTDKTKWRFTLRKGVKFHDGSEFNADAVIWNLDKVLNDKAPQFDKRQSAQVKTRLPSVASYAKINESTIEITTKKVDSFFPYQMLWFLVSSPAQYEKLGKDWDKFASQPSGTGPFKLTKLVPRELAELSKNPDYWNAKRIPKVDKIVLVPMPEALTRTNALLAGQVDLIETPAPDAVPQLKAAGIKLVDNVTPHVWNYHLSVLPGSPWTDIRLRKALNLAIDREAVVGLMNGLAKPAKGQVDPSSPWFGKPSFELKYDPAAAKKLVEEAGYSRDKPLKATFIIAQGGTGQMLSLPMNEFLQQSFKEIGIDIEFKVVELETLYTHWRKGAADEINAGITANNIAYVTSDPLYAIVRFFASDQIAPVGVNWGGYKNPKVDALINEAKQTFDAAKQDDLIAQAHALIVDDAVLVWVVHDTNPHALSPKIKQFVQAQHWFQDLTTIGVE
- a CDS encoding ABC transporter permease, with amino-acid sequence MLAYIARRIVYVVPIVISVALVCFLLVHITPGDPLVAVLPADASQELAAQLRTAYGFDRPLPVQFGLWLLRALHGDLGNSIATGRPVLAEVMRAVGNTVTLAIAAGIIGFTMGILLGLVAGYFRETWIDKLATSFAIAGVSVPHYWLGMVLVIIFSVELNWLPAVGAGPNGSSSWAWDWAHLRYLVLPAITTSVIPMGIVTRTVRALTGDILSQDFVEALRAKGLHETGVFRHVIKNAAPTALAVMGLQLGYMLGGSILIETVFSWPGSGFLLNSAIFQRDLPLLQGTILVLALFFVFLNLLVDIAQAAIDPRIKRG
- a CDS encoding ABC transporter permease, which gives rise to MSELPLQVTADAALQAAPATRARGYWATVGRRIARDKVSMACALVLLLIFLSAILAPWLGLEDPYKGSMIRRLRHIGTSGYPLGTDELGRDMLARLIYGGRLSLVIGILPVILAFGIGTSLGLVAGYVGGKLNTAIMRTIDVFYAFPSVLLAIAISGALGAGILNSIVSLTVVFVPQITRVAESVTTGVRNMDFVEAARASGAGPFTIMRVHILGNVLGSIFVYATSLISVSMILAAGLSFLGLGTKPPEPEWGLMLNTLRTAIYVNPWVAALPGAMIFAVSICFNLLSDGLRSAMDIRN